Below is a genomic region from Deinococcus sp. Leaf326.
GGATCTTGCCCTCCGTGAGGCCACCCAGAGCTTCCAGGCCGAATTCCATCAGCCGGAAATGCCGGCCCACGCGGTCTACCCCGTCCACATTCGAGCGACCCGCGTCCTGGATCTCACCGACCCTGGCATTCGGGCGCTGCTCGGCGTGAGTCTCATGACCTTGACCGGCGACTGGCGTGGCGCCACGCTCCTCAACAGCCGGGTTCCCCAGGAGCGCGTGGAAACGCACGAGATCGGGGCGGCCGCCTTCGAACTGGGGCTCCAGGGCATCCGTTACCCCAGCGCCTTCGATGCCGCGCGCGCGAACACCGTGTTCTTCACTGAACACCTCCCCACCCCGCCCGAGGCCATCCTGCCTGAGATCGTGCAACAGGCCCGCGCGCTTCTTCCCACGGAAGCCTGACCTCGTCTCTGCACGGAGCAGCACCCGACCTCGGGGCTGCTCCTTGATTCGTGCGGCAGGCCCGCTGGGCAACCCTCGCCCGGAACGGCGCCGGGCACCCCCGGAAGCATGAACGCGCTCCAGAACGGGCCGGCCAACCAGAATCCCCCCCACGCTGAACGTATGCCCTACAGCGTGACTCTCCCCGACGACATCGAGGTCTGCCCCTTCACTCCCACCGAGTTCTTCAAGAAGGAGTGCCGCCTCAGCCGCGTGGATGCCGACGGCCACCTCCACCTGGCCCTGCTGAAGAAAGGCAAGCGCCAGGCGGTCCGAGGGAGCCGGATACTCGCCCTGGAGGACGCCCACTGTGCCCTCCGGACCGGCTGGTCCCTGCACATCATTCGCCTGCACGTGGGCGAGCATCGGGACTACCTGGTCCGCAGCGTCGAGCCCATTGTGTTTGAAGACGACTCCGAGCGTCTCAGTGCACAGCTGCGGCTGGCGGATGAGGAGGGCACCTACCAGGACGCCATCGCCCCGTTCCTGGCCGGCCTGGGCCGGTCGCTCGAAGCCTACTTCGGGGGAGAGTGAACATGCAGGACCTCGACACGCCTACCCTCCTCTCCGGCACCTTCGCCACCGCCATCGACGCCAGCGGGCAGGCGTGGCCCGTCACCTACCAGACCTTGACCAACGGCGGCTCCGGCAATGGCGTCCTGGTCTGCGCCGACCAGGGACGCGGGACCCACCTCCCCCGCATTCTCACGCTCGGCCCCGTCCACTGGAAACAGGCCGCCGGCGGCCCCACGCTCGGCTACTGGCAGTTCCACGTCGAGAGCTACACCATCTACCGCCCCCTCCTGCGCGGTGACCCGATCTGGGGCAGTAACGGCCAGCGCGAAGCCATCGAACTGCGCGTGCCCCTCGGCGCCCTCCAACCCCTGGAGTGAGGCCCCCTCGCCCGGCAGAACACCGGGCAGTCCCGAGGCATGAGTCCACCTCTCGATACGTGCGTCACGTGCAACGCCGCTCTCGACGACACAGGCGAGTGCGGCGACTGCCTCGAAACCGCCGACTTCACCGACCTCGAAGCGCACCTGGACGCCCTGCTCCGCCCGTCACCTTCCCCGCTCACGCCCAGAGGAGGCTGAACATGCCCACCTGGATTCGCCCGCCCAATCGCAAGATCGTGCAGGGCCGCACCGAGCACGATCCTGGCGCCATCAAGTGCAGCTGCGGGCACAAGGTCGAACTCACGCAGAACTGGCAGGGTACGGCGTGCTCCTGCGGCAACGAGTACGGCAGTGAAGGCGAACTCTTCCGCGCCAACTGGCGTGAGTTCTGCCTGGAAACCGGCGAGATCACCGAAGATGACCTCCTGCGCCCCTGACCCCCATCTGCCCCAGGTGGCGGCCTACCTCATCCAGGTCCACCGCGAAGCTACGGGCCAACCCCTGCCACCCGAGACGGCCTGCGCTTACGGAGCAGACCTGTTGCTGCGCCTCGCCGTGCTGTGCGAGACCGTGCAGCACCGGTCGGGCACGCCCATCACGCTCGTGGACCGGCCGGGCGCTCTGCCTGAACTCCTGGCGGGCAAATCCGCACCGGGAGTGCACGCGACCACGCCCCTGGATCATCTCATCCGGAACCTGCTCCTCCAGGAAGTAGACGCGCCCACGGTGGGACTCACCCGGCGGTGGCGGGTCTTCCTGGCGGGTCTGGGGAAGCGGGACGTCTGTGCCCTGATCGAGGACAGCGGCCTCACCGAGTTCCTGCTCATGCAGGTGTGGTTTCGGGTCCGGACGTCCGCGTTCCTCCAGCAGGGTCTGGAGATGGTGGCCGCCCAGCGCGCTGCGGCTCAAGCGGTGGCCGAGGCCTTCGACGTGACCATCGTCACCCAGGGCCACAGTCATCAGCGCACGCGCACGCCCTGCTCCCGTTCTCCCTTGAACTAAAGCCCAGCCTGGCTGCATCTCTGCCCCCGCCCTGCCTCGGGCGTGGGTAGAGTGCACCATGCCCCGAGCCACCGTTCAGCCCCAGCCCTTCCTCGGAGGCCTTGTCATGCCCACTCAACTCCATACGATGCAACTCGCCGACGAGGCCCTGCGCAACACGGCCACTGCTGAGCCTCTCGAAGAGCACTACGACGCCGAGACCGGGGAATATCGCCGGCAGGGGCACGGGATCGTTCAGAACCTCATCGGCGAGGTCATCGAGACCTCCTACCGCGACCAGAAGACCCCGGAAGCCGCTCGGGCGAACACCATCCAGTGGTTACGTGACATGGCGGCTGAGCTGCAGACCGTCGCGGACGCCCTCGACCGCACCCCCTGAATCTCACCCGTCCAGGCCCATCCCACCCGGGGTGGGCCTGTTTGCCTGCCCTCGCCCGGCAGGGCACCGGGCAGCCCCCGAGGCATGACCCGTCTGTTGTTGACCCTGCTGGCCCTCCTGACCAGCTGCGCCCCAGCGCTCCCTGTGTTCGTCACGGCCCGGAGTACCTCGACCTCCCCCAGGATCGTGTACGCCGTCGTGCCCCAGGAGACCCTGCCGCCAGGGATGACTGGAGCGAGTCGGACGTTCGGCGGCGTGTGCTTCGTGCAGATCCAGGCAGGCAGCGAGAACGCCTTGACGATCGCGCACGAGGTTGGGCACTGCCTGGACGGCGGCCGCAGTCAGGCGTTCGGCGAGGCGGGTTGCGTCATCCGGCCCTACGCGTGCGAGTCGGCGGAAGGCTTTGCGGACACCTATGCCCTGCTCTACCTGGAGCGCTACGGCCAACGCCTCGACGTCTTGGGGTGGCCCGGCGCAGGTGAGACGACCGACCCCCTGCCCTATCCGGACGAAGTGACGCCCGAGCGGCTCACCACGCTGCTCGCCCGGCTCGGCACCCGGCGTTGAAGCCGGCAGGCGTGGGGCGGGACCGGGGGCGGCGAGAGCTGGCCTCCGGTGCCTCGCGCCCTGCGGGCGCGGGCGCGGCCCCCCTGCGGGCCGCACCCTCTCCACGCCAGACCCGCACCGTGCGCCAGTGGGGCGGTCCCCCGCGGTCCGCAAGCGGCCCGCTGCCTGACCTTCAGACTCCTATCAGCACCTGCCGCCCCCCTTCCCCTACACTTCGGACACGACGAGGAGGATGTATGAGCCCATTCGATTTCAAAGCCTACGTGCAGCAGGGCACCTTCGATCAGAAGGCCCGGCAAGGCGTCAGACAGGCGACCACCCACGCTGAACAGCACGGCCTTCCTGTCGACGGCTATACCAACACGGGGCACGCTCATCCCACCCAGCAGGCCGTTCCCCCTGAACAGCCGTCCAAACCACAAAAAAGCGCATGACGAGCACGAACACCACTGGGGCTGAACAGCCCCAGCTTTTTATGTTCGCTGGCCCCAACGGGTCAGGGAAATCCACCATCACGACCCCCATGCTGGCCGATCTCCCTGGGGAGTACATCAACGCCGACGACATCGCCCGCGCCTGGAGAGACGAGATTCCAGATCCCCTGGAGCGCAATCGTCAGGCCGCGCGTCTGGCCGATCGGCAACGGCAGCTCGCCTTACGCGAGGGTCGATCCCTGGTCTTCGAAACCGTCATGAGTACGCCGGAAAAAGTCGCCCTGCTCACCCAGGCCAAGGCCCTTGGCTATCAGACCACGTTGATTTTCGTCACCACCTCCGATGCGGCCTTCAACGTCCGCCGCGTCCAGCAACGGGTCATCCTTGGGGGGCACGATGTCGAACCGGACACAATTCGGCGACGGTACGAAGGCGCGATGACGCTGCTCGCCGCCGCCGTCGAACATGCCGACCAGGCCGTCGTCATCGACAACTCTGGGACGGAACCACAGCGGGTGGCTCAGAAGTTCGACGAGCAGCTTGAACTTCTTGCGCCCATCCCCGCCTGGGTCACGCAGCGACTGGATCAGCCCTGGGCTGCCCGGCAGGCCTCGCGACGAACGCTTCAGGAGCTTGCCGGCACCCCTCGCTTGCCCACCGCAGATGCGCGGGAGGGCCAACAGTATTCCGGCGTCCTTGTGGGGCGTACGGCGTGGCATCTGCTGCAACGCACGGCGCAAGGCCTCGTCCTTCATGACCTCAGTCTGTGCCTTGTGCCTCCTGTTGAGGAGGGGGAGCCGCTGACCCTGCGGTATCACTACGAGCGCGGGAAGCTCAGTCGTACCCCTTGAGGTCCCTGAACGGGGAGGCTGGCCTCATCGCTGGCTCCCAGTCCCCTCGCCCGGAACGGCACCGGACAGTCCCCAAAGCATGCTGCCCCTCGACCCGCGCCCCAACTTCCCCGTGCTCGGCCGCATCACCTACACCCACGAACTGCCCGCAGATCGGCGGCCCCCCAGCCGCTCTGGTGGCGCCGTGACCCCCCGGATCGGCCGGATTCGTTTGGCGAATGTCAAGACCCTCCATCTGGAGGCCGGCGAGCAGGCCATCTACATCGGCCGGGGCCGGGCGCCGAATGACATGGAGCACGCGCACCTGGGCAACCCCTTCCGGGTGAGCGACGGGTACGCCCAGGGCGAGGCGGCGGCCGCTTATCTGGACCACCTGCGCCGCCAGGTCAGAGCCCACGGGCCGGAACGGGCGACCATCCTCGATCTCGCCCGGCGCCTCGCAGAGGGGGACCGGCTCGTCATCTGCTGCTGGTGCTCCCCCGACCCCTGCCACGGCGAACACGTCCTGGCCGCGATTCAAGGCTACGCCAGGCAACGCGGCTGGACGGGACACTGACCGATCGGGGGGTCAGCGCG
It encodes:
- a CDS encoding RES family NAD+ phosphorylase; its protein translation is MSLAGQALRAAIEAAPFIGNHVAQYRATALAYFRTLESTVGAWGADNRFTPAGLSRALYTADGMDLALREATQSFQAEFHQPEMPAHAVYPVHIRATRVLDLTDPGIRALLGVSLMTLTGDWRGATLLNSRVPQERVETHEIGAAAFELGLQGIRYPSAFDAARANTVFFTEHLPTPPEAILPEIVQQARALLPTEA
- a CDS encoding AAA family ATPase: MTSTNTTGAEQPQLFMFAGPNGSGKSTITTPMLADLPGEYINADDIARAWRDEIPDPLERNRQAARLADRQRQLALREGRSLVFETVMSTPEKVALLTQAKALGYQTTLIFVTTSDAAFNVRRVQQRVILGGHDVEPDTIRRRYEGAMTLLAAAVEHADQAVVIDNSGTEPQRVAQKFDEQLELLAPIPAWVTQRLDQPWAARQASRRTLQELAGTPRLPTADAREGQQYSGVLVGRTAWHLLQRTAQGLVLHDLSLCLVPPVEEGEPLTLRYHYERGKLSRTP
- a CDS encoding DUF4326 domain-containing protein, which codes for MLPLDPRPNFPVLGRITYTHELPADRRPPSRSGGAVTPRIGRIRLANVKTLHLEAGEQAIYIGRGRAPNDMEHAHLGNPFRVSDGYAQGEAAAAYLDHLRRQVRAHGPERATILDLARRLAEGDRLVICCWCSPDPCHGEHVLAAIQGYARQRGWTGH